The nucleotide sequence TCTCTGCATCAAAGTCCTTCCTGTCACTGTAAAATAGGCCGGTGCACTTATTAGGTCTTACTCTTCTAAAGGACTGCTCTGCTTGCTTTAGTATTTCTTCCCTATGAGCTACGAATAATATTTTATCGAATTCTCTGGAATCAAAGGCTGCCAAATAGGTTTTACCAATACCGGTAGCTGCAACCACCAAGGCCTTTTCTATGCCTTCTGCTCTGAGCTTCTTTAGTTCATATAGGGCTTCTATCTGAGCTCCCCGGGGTTCGTAAATACTGATTACTTTATTTTCCTGTTTATCGTTACTCTGCTCGCTGGCTTCTTCTGCCTGTTCAATAGTTCTGTAAAGCTTAGGCTTTACCCAATTTTTAGAGTACCTTTTTAATTCAACATCATCTACTATAATTGAGTGGTTTAGAAATAAATCTTCAAAGACTTCTTTGAAATACCTAAAGTCTTCCGGATTACTCAGCTTATCTAGCCTGTAGTTCCACTCTATACCATCTGTTAAGGCAGATCTTGAAATATTTGAAGAACCTATAAACAATTCTCCTTCTTCACCACTTTCAAAGATATAGGCCTTGGGGTGAAAAGATTTTGCAGGATTATTATAAAATCTAAGATCTACAGCATCTCCCATTATATCTCTAAGCTTATAAAGGGCATGGGGTTGAGTTATATTTAGATAGTTTCCAGTAAGTATTCTTACGGGTATGCCCCTACTAACTGCTTCCCTTAATTCCGACTCTAGTAGCTTTACACCGGATTCCATAAGGAAGGCTACTATTATATCTATCTTAGTTGCCTTTCTAAATGCTGACTGGAGTCTCTTAATTAAATAGTCTTTGTCGCCGGCTATGCAGTTATTACTTTGCTCTATTTCTTTTTCGTTTAGTTTATCTATAGCCAATAGGTCATAGTTTGACTTTATCCCATCAGTCATTTTTATCCCTCTCAACTTATAATCTTCAGCTCATTTATACAATATAATAATTCCATCTCCTATAATAATTATTTTGCAACTTACTTTTTAAGAATATGAATACACATATTTTTTCTAAAACCCTTATTGTATTTCTCGAACAATGGCAATAATTTATCTTTTAATTCCTCAAGATCCAGGCCTTCTGCTACTATTGACCAATTATTTAATATGGGTTCAGTATCTCTGCCATCCATATAGCCATACGCTCTTGAAGTTCCTATTGCATAATCAGCTGCAGTATTGTTCTTATACCCGATAAATTTACTTGGAGCAAACATGTCTAACGTTCTAGAGTAGTACCAATGTCTAAAATTCCTTAACTTTCCCACCAGCTCATCACTTTGGGTAATTTCTTTATTAAAAACTTCTATATTCTTTAGAACATCATCTAAGCTGTCAACTAGATTTAATTCATTTATTTCCTTTTGCATAAAGCCAACTCCTTTTATATTTTCTTACACATCCTTACATTATCCTCTTTATTAAGGCATTAATAGTTTCTTTAATCAGATTGGCTAGCTTGTCAATTCCTCTTTCAGGTTAACCTTATAATACTGCATATTAAAGTACTCAACAACATTTGATGCTTGAGATACATATTTCCATTGTACTAAACAACTCATAGCATAATAAGGTAAATTTTGTCGAATAGAATAACTTTACTAAGTAAACAAAAAATCCTCAGCATATCAACCGAGGATTCAATTTGAGTACTTCTATTATTTATTACTCAAAAAAACTTTATAAAGTTATTGAGCATAAGCAATATATATTTAACAATTCTAAATTAACATATCTAATAACACTTTAACGCCTAATTTTTCAAAAATAAAAACTAAATTATTGTATACTTCTTCTGGCATTCTATCACCTCTATTAGAAACAACTGGTTCAATGCCATATTCTCCTGATATAAACCAGCTAACTTTTTTAGAGTTATCGATATCAAATTCAGACATTGTTGAAAACTCTTTAAAATTAAGTTTATTTAGTATAACTTCAAATTCTTTTTCCGATAGTTTATATTTCCTTTTAACATCATAGGAAGGCTCAATTACAATTTGCTTTTTAAGCTTATCTATCCAAATGGTTAGCTTTTTGCCATTTTTTATCATGTCTAAACAAATATCTTTCCCACCATTTTTGACCTCTTCTTTTATCTTTTGGTCCAAGTCTTTTATTTCAGCAATAATCATCTTCTTAACTTTTAAAAACCTCTTCCAGATGCATTTATTAACATAGTGCATAACTTCTTCATTCAAATTCAATTTTTCCAATAAAAGATAAGGAGATAATTTATTTCTATTATTCATCTGATCATACAAAATTATATTTCTAATATCTTTATCTTGATCAAAGATTATATCTAAGTTTTCATCAACAACACTTTCATCCATAGGACAGTCATCATTTGATGCATATTCTAAAACTTCATTTTTTATTGTCTCTCGTTTTGGCGTTAATATTTGCAGAATATGTGCCGGTACACTCTCTTCTAAAAAATAAATTCCATAATGCTTCACTAGCTTGTAACCTATACCATAATTATAAAATGCTTTTCAATTTCTTGATCGTAATCCTGCTCGAATTTAGATTCATATAATAAGGTGAAGATTGTCGAAAGGAAAGAAAAAAGAGCCACCTTTTCAGGCTCGCCCTCAGGTGCCAGGCACCTCACATGAAAAAGGAAGTGACAGCCACCTCACAAGTCACATCTAAAAAATGCAAAAATCCACGTTAGCCTCAACGTGGATTCATTATCTCTTTTTCATTATACCATCGTGTTTGCTTAAAGCCCTAGATTGTCTACCATTCAATGTTCTCCGGATATTCTATTCCTTGTATTTTAATCTCTGACTTTGGCCAACCAAATTCACTTACCGCTTCATCAATCGCTTCACTAATCTCTTTATAATCATCATCTCTGTAATATTCTACTATTCTTTTAGTAATAGGTGATAGAGTTTTCAAACGTTTATCCTTTGACATTTTTATATACTTAACATTTAAAAAGTCTAAATACTGAGTTTCCATTAGATGAACTCTGGTATCATATCCATTCATAACATTCATCCATCTGGCAAAAGTATTTTCTGTGAGTGTACCTTTAACACATTTCACAAATGCAGCCTGAAACACCCGAATTGTAGCTATCTTATCGTCCCAAACTACTCTTTTATCCAGGGCTTCCCTCATCAAAAACCTTGTTTTTGCTAGCATCTCCATTCTTAGCTCCACAAGTTGATTAATAGCCAGCATTATGTAAAACATCTCAGGATATAGATAATTACAGCTATAATATACATTGTTCTTTGGAGCAATGAAGGAGTGGAAATTCATCTTTGCCTCATTCATTTGGTTCTCAATAAGTTCAATCTCCCTATCACCTTGGTATGCGTGTCTTAATTCGTAGCATAGTCCTAGAACCCTCCTAGACATATCTATATAGGCATGATTTTTTTGAGACAGTTCATCTATTGTTACGGAATATATTGCCTCAACTAAATTATAAAGGTCATCAAAGTCTCCACTTATGGTTACTCCGGCAAGATTTTCTGTATTTCTGATTTTTATCATAATTGGTTACCACCTCTCATATAATCGACCAATAACCCAGATATCCAGTCCTTTAAATTACTGAATCTAAAGTCTAACTCCTCTGCCCTATTTACATTTATACTGTATTCAGCCTCACCGTTGTAGGGAGCCGCTTTCCCTTCTTCCGATAAAACTGCAACTTTCCCAGTCTTTTCCTCAACACAATCCCGTATTTCTCTTATGGAAATGGTTCCATAGGAACTTCCGTTGATGGGGCCGGAATAAGTTTTATCAGCAAGAAAAGCCATGAACTTACCGGCTTCATCTGACCGGATAAAGCTCATCTGACAATCTATGTTGTCTATGTACATCGGTATTCCCTTTATAGCATGTTCCACATAAAAACGTAATCTTTGGGTATAATCATCTTCACCAATAACAAAGGGATATCTAATTGCAATGGCATTAATATCCTTATATACCTGCCATAGTGCACACTCCGCCTGTCTTTTAGCTTCATCATAGGGGAAATCTGTTCTGGAGCACCAAATAAGTTGCTTATCCATTGGGTTGAAGTCCTCTTCCTTGGTATCCCAGTGTTTTTCATAGACAGCAGTGCTGGACATTAAGATATACTTGTCGCATTTTATA is from Clostridium thermarum and encodes:
- a CDS encoding DUF6904 family protein, producing the protein MIKIRNTENLAGVTISGDFDDLYNLVEAIYSVTIDELSQKNHAYIDMSRRVLGLCYELRHAYQGDREIELIENQMNEAKMNFHSFIAPKNNVYYSCNYLYPEMFYIMLAINQLVELRMEMLAKTRFLMREALDKRVVWDDKIATIRVFQAAFVKCVKGTLTENTFARWMNVMNGYDTRVHLMETQYLDFLNVKYIKMSKDKRLKTLSPITKRIVEYYRDDDYKEISEAIDEAVSEFGWPKSEIKIQGIEYPENIEW
- a CDS encoding NAD-dependent epimerase/dehydratase family protein; its protein translation is MKILAITQDVTCEVAVTSQRLPHSGTSQQSKHLTKEAININILVIGGTRYFGVHLVNELLVKGHKVTIAARGIRKDNFGHKVSRISLDRTQADSIKEALSGKHFDVVYDNLAYCSKDVKFLLDVIKCDKYILMSSTAVYEKHWDTKEEDFNPMDKQLIWCSRTDFPYDEAKRQAECALWQVYKDINAIAIRYPFVIGEDDYTQRLRFYVEHAIKGIPMYIDNIDCQMSFIRSDEAGKFMAFLADKTYSGPINGSSYGTISIREIRDCVEEKTGKVAVLSEEGKAAPYNGEAEYSINVNRAEELDFRFSNLKDWISGLLVDYMRGGNQL